The genomic stretch GGGAAGAGGTCCGGCGTGCAGGCGAACGCCGGTGCGCCGAGGGCCGCGAGGGCCGCCGCGTGCTCCCGGTCGTAGGCGGGCGCCCCCTCGTCGGACAGCGCGAGCAGTGCCACGAACTGCACCCCGGACGCCTTCATCGCCGCGACGCGTTTGAGCATCTCGTCGCGTATGCCGCCTTCGTAGAGGTCGCTGATCAGTACGACGACGGTGTCGGCGGGCCGGGTGATCTGCGACTGGCAGTACGCCAGCGCGCGGTTGATGTCCGTACCGCCGCCGAGCTGGGTGCCGAAGAGCACATCGACCGGGTCGTCCAGTTCGTCCGTCAGGTCGGCCACCGCGGTGTCGAAGACGACCAGCCGGGTCGCGATGGCGCGCATGGACGCCAGCACCGCCCCGAACACGGAGGCGTAGACGACGGAGGCCGCCATCGACCCGGACTGGTCGATGCAGAGCACCACGTCCTTCTTGACCGACTGCGCGGCCCGTCCGTATCCGATCAGCCGCTCGGGCACGACCGTGCGGTGCTCGGGCAGGTAGTTCTTGAGGTTCGCGCGGATGGTGCGGTCCCAGTCGATGTCCCGGTGCCGGGGGCGGCTGACACGCGCCGACCGGTCCAGGGCGCCGGTGAGCGTGGCGCGCGTACGGGACGAGAGCCGCTTCTCCAGCTGCTCGACGACCTTGCGCACCACGGCCCGCGCGGTCTCCTTCGTCGTCTCGGGCATGACTTTGTTGAGCGACAGCAGCGTCCCCACCAGGTGCACGTCCGCCTCCACGGCCTCCAGCATCTCCGGCTCCAGCAGCAGCGCGGACAGCCCGAGCCGGTCGATCGCGTCGCGCTGCATGACCTGGACGACGGAGGTGGGGAAGTACGTACGGATGTCGCCCAGCCAGCGGGCCACGTTCGGCGCCGAGGCGCCCAGGCCCGCCGTGCGCGAGCCCCCGTCGTCCGCCGCGCCCGGCCGTCGGCCCCCGTAGAGGGCGCTGAGCGCCCCGTCCATGGCGGCGTCCTGTCCGCGCAGCTCACAGCCGGTACCGTCGGCGCCGTCCCCGCCCAGTACCAGCCGCCACCGCCGCAGCCGCTCCTGTGTCCCGCTCATCCGGCCACCCCCGTACGCTCTCCCGGCCGTCCGCCGGTGCTTTCCCCGCCGTCTTCCGGGAGGCCCAGCAGGACGCGCAGGGTGGGCAGCACGGCTGCCGCCCGGTCGCGGTCCAGGCCGGGGCCGAAGCCCGCTATCGCGGCCTGCTGTTCGCCACGCGCGGTGGCGGTCCCGGTGGCACCGGCCGGTCCGCGGCGCACCAACTCGCCCAGCGTGCGCCGCACTCCGGCGTCGTACTCCGCGAACGTACGCCGCAGCAGCGGGAGTACGTCCGTGAACGCGTCCGCCGGCACGTCCGCCAGCCAGCCGTCCACCAGGGCGAGCAGCCGCTCGTCGTGCACCAGCAGCAGTCCGCCCGCGTCGCCGCCCGCGAACCCCTCGATCCAGCCCGCCGCTTCGGCCGGCGGGGTCCCCGTCGACAGGGCCAGCCCCATCAGGCGCTCCGCCTCCTCGGGGGCCAGCCGCCCGTCGTCGAGCAGCAGCCGGACCGCCCGCCCCCGCAGGAGGCCGGGCACCGGTTCCCGCTCGGCCAGCTTTTTCAGCACCCCCGCCCAGCGCTCCCGCAGTCCGCCGGGGCGGCCTGCCGGGCCCTCGTCCAGGAGGCCCACCGCGTGGTGTGTCGCGTCCAGGTGGTTGCGCATGTCCGCGGCGCCGTCCGCGTCCAGGCCCGTACAGGCCGGGGGCAGGCCGACGAAGACCCGCTCGGCCAGTCCGGTGGCCACCTCGCCGAGTGCGGCGGCGTCCGTGCCGCGCACGTCGCCGTAGCGGACGGAGCGCACCAGCGCGGGCAGCGCCTGGGCGAGGTGCCCGACGTCCGCGTCCAGCGCGGCGCGGTCCGTCAGGACCCGCATGACCACGGGGAGCGCGTCCGGGAGCGCGGCGAGCAGGCAGCGCTCGGCCAGCGCCGTCACGTCCGCGAGAGTCGAGGTCGCCACGGCGTCGGACTCCGCCTTGGCCGTCGCGGCGGCCGCCACGGTCGTGCCCCATATGCCGGCTTCGGCGGCCCGTACGGTCAGTTCCGGCTCCCACCGCAGCCGCCAGCTCTCCCGGAAGGTGCCGGTGCTCGCCCGGGTCCGGGCGGGCTCGCCCCACGGCACGCCGAGCAGCCGCAGCCGGTGCAGCAGCCGGCTGCGCCCGGCGTCCGTCTCCTTGCGCAGGTCGAGGTCCAGCTCCCGCTCCGCCGCCTCCGGTTTGAGGCGCAGTGACCGCTGGCTGCGGGCGATGTCGCGCTGGAGCGGTACCGCCGGAGCGCTGTCCGGCACCTCTCCGAGTACGTCGCCCACGACCAGGCGGTCGTGGATCAGGGCGGACGGCGCGTCGGACCCTTCGCCGAGCACCGCGCGCACCGCGTCGCCCGCCTCGGCCAGCCCGGGCAGCGGACGGCCGCGCAGCACGGCTAGCGCGTCGGCGAGGCGTACGGCCTCGATGACGTGCGCCGAGGAGACGGCGTAGTCCTCCTCGCGCAGCAGACCGGCGACCTTCGTCATCCAGCGCTCGATGGGGCGGTCCGGCGCGCTGAAGAGGTGGCCGTACCAGCCGGGGGAGGAGATGCCCGCGCCGTAGCCGCTGCGGCGCGACAGCCTGCGGTGGGTCCAGGGCACCCAGGTCACCTCGGGCTTCACCTTGGGGAGGCCCTTGAGGAGCTGCCGGTCGGCGGTCACCGTCGTCCGCCGGGCCAGCGCCGGGACGTGCCACGCCCCGCACACGACCGCGACGCCGTCCCCGAACTCCCGGCGCGCGTCGCGCAGCCGCAGCCGCATGTGGGCCTCGCGCACCAGGTCGCGGTCGTGGCCGCCGACGCCGTACACCTCCCGCAGCGCGGTCATCGCCTCGGCCAGCGCCTCGAACGGGGCGAGCGGGTCCGACCCCGCCGGTCCGCTCGCGGAGTCGCCCGCGCCCTCCCGCCGGTGTCCGGGGGCGCGGTGCTCGATCACGTCCTCCCACCAGCGCTCGGGGTCGTCGTACCCGGCGGCCTCGGCGAGCACCGCGACCGGATCGATCCGCGCCTCCTCCGCGCGGTCGGGGACTGCCGTACGGTCGGTGTCTGCCGCGCGGTCGGGGGCTACCGTACGGTCGGTGTCCGCCCCACGGTCAGGGGTGTCGGACTCCTCCCGGGCACGGCTCGCCGCGTCCCGGCCGCCCCCGCCTCCGGCTCCCTCCTCGCCCTCCCTCTCGTCGTCCCCTTCGCCCTCCCTCTCGTCATCCCCTTCGCCCTCCCCCAGCGCCAGGGAATGCGCCGCCGGCAGGTCGATGAAGCGCACCGGTACCTCGTGGGCCAGGGCCCACCGGATCGCCACCCACTCCGGGGAGAACTCGGCCAGCGGCCAGAACGCCGCCCGTCCCGGGTCGGTGGGCACATGGGCGAGCAGTGCGACCGGCGGGCGCATCGCCTCGTCGGCGGCCAGGGCCACCAGCGCGTCCGCCTCCGGCGGGCCCTCGATCAGCACCGCAGGGGGCTCGTAACGCTCCAGCACGGCCCGCACCGCACGGGCCGAGCCCGGGCCGTGGTGCCGCACTCCCAGCAGCAGCGGCTGCTCCCGGCCGGTCATGCGCCGGCCTCGCGGCAGGCGCGGTAGAAGTCCTTCCAGCCGTCGCGCTCGCGCACCACGGTTTCGAGGTACTCCTGCCAGACGACCCGGTCCGCGGACGGGTCGCGTATCACGGCACCCAGGATGCCCGCGGCCACGTCCCCGGACCGCAGCACGCCGTCACCGAAGTGGGTGGCCAGCGCCAGCCCGTTGGTGACCACGGAGATGGCCTCGGCCGTGGACAGCGTGCCCGAAGGGGACTTGAGCTTGGTCCGTCCGTCGGTGGTGACGCCGTCGCGCAGCTCCCGGAAGACCGTGACGACCCGGCGGATCTCGTCCGTCCCGGCGGGCGCCGGCGGCAGGTCCAGGGAGCGGCCGATCTGCTCGACGCGCCGGGAGACGATGTCCACCTCCTCCTCGGGCGTCGCGGGCAGCGGCAGGACGACCGTGTTGAAGCGGCGGCGCAGCGCGCTGGAGAGTTCGTTCACCCCCCGGTCGCGGTCGTTGGCCGTGGCGATCAGGTTGAAGCCGCGCACCGCCTGGACCTCCTGCCCCAACTCCGGGACGGGGAGGGTTTTCTCGGACAGGACCGTGATGAGCGTGTCCTGCACGTCGGCGGGGATGCGGGTCAGCTCTTCCACGCGCGCGGTCATGCCCTGCGCCATCGCCCGCATGACCGGGCTGGGCACCAGCGCGTCCCGGCTGGGGCCGTGGGCGAGCAGTTGCGCGTAGTTCCAGCCGTAGCGGATGGCTTCCTCCGGGGTGCCGGCGGTGCCCTGCACGAGCAGGGTCGAGTCGCCGCTGACGGCCGCCGCCAGGTGCTCGGACACCCAGGTCTTGGCCGTGCCGGGCACGCCGAGCAGCAGCAGCGCGCGGTCGGTCGCGAGGGTCGTCACCGCCACCTCCACGATCCGGCGCGGGCCCACGTACTTGGGCGTGATGAGTGTGCCGTCCGGCAGGGTGCCGCCCAGCAGATATGTCGCCACCGCCCACGGCGACAGCCGCCAGCGCTCCGGGCGCGGCCGGTCGTCGGCCGCCGCGAGCGCCTTCAGCTCCTCCGCGAACGCGTCCTCCGCATGCGGGCGCAGGGCCTGCGCGGAGTCGTCGGCCCCGGTGCCGCCGATGACGTCCCCGGTGTGGTTCTCGGACATGGTTCCCCCTCGTCGCACGGTCTGCGGCCGGCACCCCGCCACTCGCCGGCCGCTTGCGTGGACAACCCTGCACCACCCCACTGACAATCACCCCGCGCGGCGGTGTTTGCGCTGGTCAGGACGATTGTCAGTGGGGGCTCGTAACGTTCGGTGCATGAATCCGCAGGGGGAACGCTGGACGTCGGATCACGTGCTCGCGCTCGCGCCCGACGCACCGTCACGCAAGGCGGGGAGCAGGCTCGCGACGCCGGGCTCCTGGCCGGAGACCGGCACACGGGGCAGCGCGGTGTGGGGCCTGTGCAAGGGCAGCGGCAGCAAGCCGTACCAAACCGTCGTGGACACCGCCGGACCGGCTTTCAAGTGCAGTTGTCCGAGCCGCAAGTTCCCGTGCAAGCACGCACTGGGCCTGCTGCTCATGTGGGCGGGAGAGGACGGGGCCGTCGGCGGGGGCGAGCCTCCCGCGTGGGTGGCGGAATGGCTCACCGCCCGTCAGCAGCGGGCGGAGAAGAAATCGACTGGAGCGACCAACGGCGTTCCGGATGACGGCAGTTCGGGAGGGTCGGCGTCCGCCGCGCAGCAGGATGCCGCCCGGCGGCGGGCCGCGCTGCGCGTGCAGCGGATCGCCGCCGGGGCCACCGAGCTGGAACAGCGCCTGGAGGATCTGCTCCGCTCCGGCCTGGCCACCGCCGACCGCGCGGGGTACGGCACCTGGGACGAGACGGCGGCCCGCATGGTGGACGCCCAGGCGCCCGGCCTCGCCTCGCGCGTACGGGAGTTGGGGCCGATGGCGGCCTCCGGGCCGGACTGGCCGTCCCGGCTGCTCGCGGAGTGCTCCCTCATCCACCTCCTCGACCAGGCGTTCCTGGGCGTGGAACGCCTGTCGCCCGCCCTGGCCGCCACGGTCCGCACCCGCGTCGGGCTCACCACCGACGCGGCGGACGTGCTCGCCGCGCCGGACACCGCGACCGTCCGCGACCGCTGGCTGGTGCTCGCCCAGCAGGACACCGAGGAAGGGATGCTGACCAGCAGGCGCATATGGCTGCGCGGCGAGCGGACCGGGCGCATGGCACTGCACCTCTCCTTCGGCGGGCGGGACCGGCCGCTGGACCTCTCCCTGCCGAGAGGCCTCGTCCTGGACGCCGACCTCGCCTACTACCCGGGCGCCTGCCCGCTGCGCGTCGTCCTGGGCACCCGGCACACCGGCCCCGTCCCGGCCGGTGGGCCACCGCCCGGCGGCGGCACCGACGCCGCGCTCGCCGCGTACGGTCACGCGCTGCGCGACGACCCCTGGCTCGACGCCTGGCCGGTGGTTCTGACCGATGTCCTACCGATATCGGGAAGCGGCGGGGAGCCCTGGCAACTGGCCGACGCCGACGGGGAATCGGCCCTGCCCGTGGACCCGCGCTGTACGGGGCGGGCGGGCCTGTGGCGCCTGGCCGCGATATCCGGCGGCGAGCCGGTCACGGTCTTCGGCGAATGCGGCCACCGGGGTTTCGTACCACTGACCACCTGGGATCCGGAACCGGTCGCACTGTGAGGCGGCGGCCGCGACCGGCCCTCACCCACCGGCATCACCACCACCCGCCCACCCGTCCGATCACAGCCCGGGGGACAACCATGATCGACGAAACCACCGCCACCACCTGGGACGACCTGGTCAGCGCAGCACTGCTCGGTACGGAACGCCGTACGCCGCCG from Streptomyces albofaciens JCM 4342 encodes the following:
- a CDS encoding ATP-binding protein, which codes for MSENHTGDVIGGTGADDSAQALRPHAEDAFAEELKALAAADDRPRPERWRLSPWAVATYLLGGTLPDGTLITPKYVGPRRIVEVAVTTLATDRALLLLGVPGTAKTWVSEHLAAAVSGDSTLLVQGTAGTPEEAIRYGWNYAQLLAHGPSRDALVPSPVMRAMAQGMTARVEELTRIPADVQDTLITVLSEKTLPVPELGQEVQAVRGFNLIATANDRDRGVNELSSALRRRFNTVVLPLPATPEEEVDIVSRRVEQIGRSLDLPPAPAGTDEIRRVVTVFRELRDGVTTDGRTKLKSPSGTLSTAEAISVVTNGLALATHFGDGVLRSGDVAAGILGAVIRDPSADRVVWQEYLETVVRERDGWKDFYRACREAGA
- a CDS encoding DUF5682 family protein, encoding MTGREQPLLLGVRHHGPGSARAVRAVLERYEPPAVLIEGPPEADALVALAADEAMRPPVALLAHVPTDPGRAAFWPLAEFSPEWVAIRWALAHEVPVRFIDLPAAHSLALGEGEGDDEREGEGDDEREGEEGAGGGGGRDAASRAREESDTPDRGADTDRTVAPDRAADTDRTAVPDRAEEARIDPVAVLAEAAGYDDPERWWEDVIEHRAPGHRREGAGDSASGPAGSDPLAPFEALAEAMTALREVYGVGGHDRDLVREAHMRLRLRDARREFGDGVAVVCGAWHVPALARRTTVTADRQLLKGLPKVKPEVTWVPWTHRRLSRRSGYGAGISSPGWYGHLFSAPDRPIERWMTKVAGLLREEDYAVSSAHVIEAVRLADALAVLRGRPLPGLAEAGDAVRAVLGEGSDAPSALIHDRLVVGDVLGEVPDSAPAVPLQRDIARSQRSLRLKPEAAERELDLDLRKETDAGRSRLLHRLRLLGVPWGEPARTRASTGTFRESWRLRWEPELTVRAAEAGIWGTTVAAAATAKAESDAVATSTLADVTALAERCLLAALPDALPVVMRVLTDRAALDADVGHLAQALPALVRSVRYGDVRGTDAAALGEVATGLAERVFVGLPPACTGLDADGAADMRNHLDATHHAVGLLDEGPAGRPGGLRERWAGVLKKLAEREPVPGLLRGRAVRLLLDDGRLAPEEAERLMGLALSTGTPPAEAAGWIEGFAGGDAGGLLLVHDERLLALVDGWLADVPADAFTDVLPLLRRTFAEYDAGVRRTLGELVRRGPAGATGTATARGEQQAAIAGFGPGLDRDRAAAVLPTLRVLLGLPEDGGESTGGRPGERTGVAG
- a CDS encoding SWIM zinc finger family protein; the encoded protein is MNPQGERWTSDHVLALAPDAPSRKAGSRLATPGSWPETGTRGSAVWGLCKGSGSKPYQTVVDTAGPAFKCSCPSRKFPCKHALGLLLMWAGEDGAVGGGEPPAWVAEWLTARQQRAEKKSTGATNGVPDDGSSGGSASAAQQDAARRRAALRVQRIAAGATELEQRLEDLLRSGLATADRAGYGTWDETAARMVDAQAPGLASRVRELGPMAASGPDWPSRLLAECSLIHLLDQAFLGVERLSPALAATVRTRVGLTTDAADVLAAPDTATVRDRWLVLAQQDTEEGMLTSRRIWLRGERTGRMALHLSFGGRDRPLDLSLPRGLVLDADLAYYPGACPLRVVLGTRHTGPVPAGGPPPGGGTDAALAAYGHALRDDPWLDAWPVVLTDVLPISGSGGEPWQLADADGESALPVDPRCTGRAGLWRLAAISGGEPVTVFGECGHRGFVPLTTWDPEPVAL
- a CDS encoding VWA domain-containing protein, producing MSGTQERLRRWRLVLGGDGADGTGCELRGQDAAMDGALSALYGGRRPGAADDGGSRTAGLGASAPNVARWLGDIRTYFPTSVVQVMQRDAIDRLGLSALLLEPEMLEAVEADVHLVGTLLSLNKVMPETTKETARAVVRKVVEQLEKRLSSRTRATLTGALDRSARVSRPRHRDIDWDRTIRANLKNYLPEHRTVVPERLIGYGRAAQSVKKDVVLCIDQSGSMAASVVYASVFGAVLASMRAIATRLVVFDTAVADLTDELDDPVDVLFGTQLGGGTDINRALAYCQSQITRPADTVVVLISDLYEGGIRDEMLKRVAAMKASGVQFVALLALSDEGAPAYDREHAAALAALGAPAFACTPDLFPEVMAAAIEKRPLPIPDMAG